From Nicotiana tabacum cultivar K326 chromosome 20, ASM71507v2, whole genome shotgun sequence, one genomic window encodes:
- the LOC142161659 gene encoding DEAD-box ATP-dependent RNA helicase 45-like, translating to MEEKHKSKREEESKKRHRDSKEDRGDRDKHRDRDHHRSSSDKKDREKSSRYDREKSADEKYGERDRDRDRDRDRDRAKHKDRHRDKEREKSKGRDDNDDERPSRDKVKEREKKDKEDRENREKERERDREKEREKKRDRERREKEKEKEKERREREREKERNREKDRHREVENGSDDEADAKDRDRKRRKRNDDDHKERERERDRERSSKSNNKLREDSTDEVLAEEKNEKSREEDFAEEQRKLEDEMEKRRRRVQEWQELKRKKEESEREQLGVSAGAEEEPKLGKTWTLEGESDDEDAEGKHGMDIDVDDNDKAMDDDDGTDKVVSSPVIQNGNDELMEDDDDIDPLDAFMNSMVLPEVEKLNNAVVNNLGDGNSKNGTDKGEEEQQPKKMSVKKTMGRIIPGEDSDSDYGNVENDGDDPLEEEDDEEFMKRVKKTKAEKLSIVDHSKIDYPPFRKNFYIEVKEISRMSAEEVSAYRKQLELKIHGKDVPKPIRTWHQTGLSSKMLDTIKKLNYEKPMSIQAQALPVIMSGRDCIGIAKTGSGKTLAFVLPMLRHIKDQPPLMSGDGPIGLIMAPTRELVQQIHSDIKKFTKAMGLICVPVYGGSGVAQQISELKRGAEIVVCTPGRMIDILCTSGGKITNLRRVTYLVMDEADRMFDMGFEPQITRIVQNTRPDRQTVLFSATFPRQVEILARKVLNKPVEIQVGGRSVVNKDITQLVEVRPEGERFLRLLELLGEWYEKGKILIFVHTQEKCDALFRDLIKHGYPCLSLHGAKDQTDRESTISDFKSNVCNLLIATSIAARGLDVKELELVINYDVPNHYEDYVHRVGRTGRAGRKGCAITFLSEDDARYAPDLLKALQLSEQVVPDDLKALADSFMAKVNQGLEQAHGTGYGGSGFKFNEEEDEVRRAAKKAQAKEYGFEEDKSDSEDEDDGIRKAGGDLSQQAALAQAAALVAASKASMASAATPVSAGQLLPNGGLPVALPGVLGINIPGATAAIAGNGLPVGSNDVTARATALAAALNLQHNLAKIQADAMPEHYEAELEINDFPQNARWKVTHKETLGPISEWTGAAITTRGQYVPPGKAPGLLDRKLYLFIEGPTEQSVKRAKAELKRVLEDITMQASSLPGSAQPGRYSVV from the coding sequence ATGGAAGAGAAGCACAAGTCGAAGAGAGAGGAGGAATCGAAGAAGCGTCACCGTGATAGTAAGGAGGATCGAGGAGATCGCGACAAGCATAGGGACAGAGACCACCATCGTTCCTCATCAGATAAGAAGGATCGAGAGAAAAGCAGCCGCTATGATAGAGAAAAAAGCGCCGATGAAAAGTACGGCGAGAGGGATAGAGATAGAGATAGAGATAGAGATAGAGATAGGGCAAAGCACAAGGATAGACACAGGGATAAGGAGCGTGAAAAAAGCAAGGGccgtgatgataatgatgatgaaaGACCTAGTAGAGATAAAGTTAAAGAACGAGAAAAAAAGGATAAGGAGGATCGTGAAAACAGAGAGAAGGAGAGGGAGAGggatagagagaaagagagggagaagaagagagatagagagagaagggagaaagagaaagagaaagaaaaggagaggAGGGAAAGGGAGAGAGAAAAGGAGCGGAACAGGGAAAAGGATAGACACCGTGAAGTAGAAAATGGTAGCGATGATGAAGCTGATGCCAAGGATCGAGATAGAAAGAGGCGAAAGAGAAATGATGATGATCATaaggagagggagagggagagggatCGTGAAAGGAGTAGCAAATCCAACAACAAGCTCAGGGAAGATAGCACTGATGAAGTATTAGCAGAAGAAAAGAATGAGAAGAGTCGAGAAGAGGATTTTGCTGAGGAGCAAAGGAAATTAGAGGATGAGATGGAGAAGCGAAGGAGGAGAGTTCAAGAATGGCAAGAgctaaagagaaaaaaagaggagTCAGAAAGGGAGCAGCTTGGTGTTTCTGCAGGTGCTGAAGAAGAACCTAAATTGGGTAAAACTTGGACTTTGGAGGGAGAATCTGACGATGAAGATGCTGAGGGGAAACATGGGATGGATATTGATGTGGATGATAATGACAAGGCgatggatgatgatgatggtacGGACAAGGTGGTTAGTTCCCCTGTGATTCAAAATGGCAATGATGAGTTAATGGAGGACGATGATGATATTGACCCGTTGGATGCTTTTATGAACTCTATGGTTTTGCCTGAAGTTGAGAAGCTTAATAATGCCGTAGTCAATAATCTTGGTGATGGAAATTCTAAAAATGGTACTGATAAAGGCGAAGAAGAACAACAGCCTAAGAAGATGAGTGTGAAGAAGACTATGGGAAGAATTATCCCTGGTGAAGATTCAGATTCGGATTATGGGAACGTTGAGAATGATGGTGATGATCCTTTGGAGGAAGAGGATGATGAAGAGTTTATGAAACGCGTGAAGAAAACCAAGGCCGAGAAACTATCAATAGTTGATCATTCGAAAATTGACTATCCTCCTTTTAGAAAGAATTTTTACATAGAAGTTAAGGAGATTTCAAGAATGAGTGCTGAAGAGGTTTCTGCTTACAGGAAACAACTGGAATTGAAGATCCATGGAAAGGATGTTCCTAAACCGATCAGAACGTGGCACCAGACGGGACTGTCCTCCAAGATGCTAGACACTATAAAGAAACTGAATTATGAGAAGCCCATGTCTATTCAGGCTCAGGCTCTGCCGGTAATTATGAGCGGCCGAGATTGCATTGGGATTGCTAAGACGGGTTCTGGTAAAACTCTGGCATTTGTATTACCAATGCTAAGACATATTAAGGACCAGCCTCCTCTGATGTCTGGAGATGGTCCTATTGGGCTGATAATGGCCCCTACGAGAGAGCTTGTGCAGCAAATTCATAGTGATATTAAGAAGTTCACTAAGGCGATGGGTCTCATTTGTGTGCCCGTGTATGGAGGCTCTGGGGTTGCTCAGCAAATTAGTGAATTGAAGCGAGGAGCTGAAATTGTTGTGTGCACTCCAGGCAGGATGATTGATATACTTTGCACAAGTGGTGGAAAGATTACGAATCTGCGAAGAGTCACTTACTTGGTCATGGATGAAGCTGATCGAATGTTTGACATGGGATTTGAACCTCAGATCACAAGAATTGTCCAAAACACACGGCCTGACCGTCAAACAGTCCTGTTCTCTGCAACTTTTCCTCGCCAGGTTGAAATATTAGCTCGTAAAGTATTGAACAAACCTGTTGAAATACAGGTAGGTGGTAGGAGTGTTGTGAACAAGGATATAACACAACTGGTTGAGGTGAGGCCAGAAGGTGAAAGATTCCTTCGGCTCCTTGAATTACTTGGTGAATGGtatgaaaaaggaaaaattttGATATTTGTTCACACACAGGAGAAATGTGATGCTTTATTTAGGGATTTGATTAAGCATGGTTATCCCTGCCTCTCCCTTCATGGGGCAAAGGATCAGACTGATCGCGAGTCCACCATATCCGACTTTAAAAGTAATGTGTGTAATTTGTTGATTGCTACTAGTATAGCAGCCAGGGGCTTAGATGTCAAGGAGCTTGAACTGGTAATCAATTATGATGTTCCGAATCATTATGAGGACTATGTTCATCGTGTTGGTCGGACTGGTCGGGCTGGTAGGAAAGGTTGTGCCATCACATTCTTATCTGAAGACGATGCAAGATATGCACCTGACCTTTTGAAAGCTTTACAACTGTCAGAACAAGTTGTTCCAGATGACCTGAAAGCTCTTGCAGATAGTTTCATGGCGAAGGTGAATCAGGGACTTGAGCAAGCACATGGGACTGGTTATGGTGGTAGTGGTTTTAAATTTAATGAAGAAGAGGATGAAGTGAGAAGAGCAGCCAAAAAAGCACAGGCAAAAGAATATGGATTTGAGGAAGATAAATCAGATTCAGAGGATGAAGATGATGGAATTAGAAAAGCAGGCGGCGACCTCTCTCAGCAGGCTGCCCTTGCTCAGGCTGCTGCTCTTGTTGCTGCTTCCAAAGCGAGTATGGCTTCAGCGGCAACTCCAGTTTCAGCTGGTCAGCTTCTTCCCAATGGTGGCTTGCCTGTTGCATTGCCTGGTGTACTTGGTATTAATATACCAGGTGCAACAGCAGCTATTGCTGGAAATGGACTGCCAGTTGGCTCTAATGATGTGACAGCCAGAGCAACAGCATTGGCAGCTGCCTTGAACTTGCAGCACAATTTAGCGAAGATTCAGGCCGATGCAATGCCTGAACATTATGAAGCGGAATTAGAGATAAATGATTTCCCTCAAAATGCTCGCTGGAAGGTGACACACAAGGAGACTTTGGGTCCTATTTCTGAATGGACGGGAGCTGCCATCACCACTCGAGGACAGTATGTTCCACCTGGCAAGGCACCAGGGCTTCTGGACAGGAAGCTGTACTTGTTCATTGAGGGCCCCACGGAACAATCTGTCAAGAGAGCAAAAGCAGAACTGAAACGTGTTTTGGAGGACATTACCATGCAAGCATCATCTCTTCCTGGTTCGGCTCAGCCAGGCAGATACTCAGTTGTATAA
- the LOC142174772 gene encoding 15-cis-zeta-carotene isomerase, chloroplastic-like: MATSIFLSHPLFHFPPLSSKHHKIPTPKQTSAIIACHPSIKHTKKPFFNSHFPFPYKPRKEIWSISVGRTQIDDKDEILVGEDSAEFQLSKQKISSWVYFTGILGVVLYVLNVIWIDNSTGFGKSFIDAVSSISDSHEIVMLSLTLIFAIVHSGLASLRDKGEELIGERAFRVLFAGISLPLAVSTIVYFINHRYDGVQLWQLQSIAGLHELVWFSNFISFFFLYPSTFNLLEVAAVDKPKMHLWETGIMRITRHPQMVGQVIWCLAHTLWIGNSVAVAASVGLIGHHLFGAWNGDRRLAIRHGEAFEVVKNRTSVIPFAAIIDGRQKLPEDYYKEFIRLPYISITALTLGAYFLHPIMQAASYRLHW; encoded by the exons ATGGCCACTTCAATTTTCCTCTCACATCCTCTTTTTCATTTCCCTCCTTTATCATCAAAACACCATAAAATTCCAACTCCCAAACAAACCTCAGCCATAATAGCATGCCATCCCTCCATCAAACACACCAAGAAACCATTTTTCAACTCCCATTTTCCATTTCCTTACAAACCCAGAAAGGAAATTTGGTCTATTTCAGTGGGAAGAACACAAATTGATGATAAAGATGAAATCTTGGTGGGGGAAGATTCAGCTGAATTCCAGTTATCCAAACAAAAGATTTCATCTTGGGTTTATTTTACTGGGATTCTTGGTGTTGTTCTTTATGTTCTTAATGTTATTTGGATTGACAATTCAACTGGTTTTGGAAAATCATTCATTGATGCTGTTTCAAGCATTTCAGATAGCCATGAG ATTGTAATGCTTTCCCTCACCTTGATTTTCGCAATAGTCCACAGCGGTCTTGCTAGTCTTAGAGACAAAGGAGAGGAACTCATTGGAGAACGTGCCTTTCGTGTATTGTTTGCCGGGATATCTTTGCCATTGGCAGTCAGCACAATT GTCTATTTCATTAACCACCGATACGATGGAGTGCAATTATGGCAATTACAGAGCATAGCCGGACTTCATGAACTAGTTTGGTTCTCTAActttatttccttcttcttcctaTACCCATCGACATTCAATTTGCTAGAGGTAGCAGCTGTTGACAAGCCCAAGATGCATCTTTGGGAAACTGGAATTATGAGGATTACCAGGCATCCACAG ATGGTTGGGCAGGTGATATGGTGCTTAGCTCACACGCTGTGGATCGGGAATTCAGTTGCAGTGGCAGCCTCAGTAGGTTTGATAGGACATCATCTGTTTGGTGCCTGGAATGGAGACCGAAGGTTAGCCATACGACATGGTGAGGCTTTTGAAGTCGTGAAGAACAGAACGAGTGTCATTCCATTTGCAGCTATCATTGATGGCCGCCAAAAGTTGCCTGAAGATTATTACAAGGAATTTATCAGATTgccatatatatcaataacagCATTGACATTAGGTGCTTACTTTCTCCACCCCATTATGCAAGCTGCTAGTTATCGGCTACACTGGTAG